The following are from one region of the Methanobacterium veterum genome:
- a CDS encoding response regulator: MSDIEFTKILLVEDNPADIRLFKEAFKESNFQNEFYSVKNSSDANNFLNRQEKYTNVPKPDIILLDINIPPTGGFDVLKKVKTNDHLKLIPVIIISASRNERDMLCAYHYHANAFIVKPSDYDSFIKFSDSLGDFWINWAKLPGEMEI, encoded by the coding sequence ATGTCAGATATTGAATTTACTAAAATATTATTAGTTGAGGATAATCCGGCAGATATTCGCCTCTTTAAAGAAGCATTTAAAGAATCAAACTTTCAAAATGAATTTTATTCAGTTAAAAATAGCAGTGATGCCAATAATTTCTTAAATCGTCAGGAAAAATATACTAATGTCCCTAAACCGGATATAATATTACTTGATATCAATATACCTCCAACTGGAGGTTTTGATGTTTTAAAAAAAGTTAAAACAAATGATCATCTCAAATTAATTCCAGTGATAATCATTTCAGCGTCTCGAAATGAAAGAGACATGCTGTGTGCATATCATTACCATGCAAATGCGTTCATCGTCAAACCAAGTGATTATGATTCATTTATCAAGTTCTCTGACTCTCTTGGAGATTTCTGGATTAACTGGGCAAAGCTGCCTGGTGAAATGGAAATTTAA